A genome region from Hevea brasiliensis isolate MT/VB/25A 57/8 chromosome 7, ASM3005281v1, whole genome shotgun sequence includes the following:
- the LOC110633384 gene encoding F-box protein At5g67140: protein MEDGAEIDRLPIDLLAHIFVFINSFTDLAQASSVCRNWKEAVKQSLARRHSLSFAGLKIDDNSTSRLVGDAYSLKELDISRSCWGCQITDNGLYEISMAKCISNLTSISLWGVAGITDKGVVQLISRANSLQHFNIGGTFITDESLFAIADSCPNLKSIGLWSCRHVTAIGLLKLVNKCRKLESINAWGTRVPVDCFFGLLTISPALQIKHA from the exons ATGGAGGATGGAGCAGAGATTGATCGATTACCAATTGACCTCTTGGCTCATATCTTTGTTTTCATAAATTCCTTCACTGATTTAGCCCA GGCCAGCAGTGTTTGCAGGAACTGGAAAGAAGCGGTGAAGCAGTCTCTGGCCAGGAGACATAGTTTGAGCTTTGCAGGGTTGAAGATAGACGATAATTCCACTTCCCGTCTCGTAGGCGACGCTTACAGCCTTAAAGAACTCGACAT TTCCAGGAGCTGTTGGGGTTGCCAGATAACTGACAATGGATTGTATGAAATATCAATGGCAAAGTGCATAAGCAACCTGACATCCATATCCTTATGGGGCGTGGCAGGAATCACAGACAAAGGTGTGGTTCAATTG ATATCAAGAGCCAATTCTCTGCAGCACTTCAATATTGGTGGTACATTTATTACTGATGAGTCATTATTTGCTATTGCAGATAGCTGTCCAAATTTAAAG AGCATTGGCTTGTGGAGCTGCCGTCATGTAACTGCGATTGGGCTTCTTAAACTTGTAAATAAATGCCGGAAACTGGAGTCCATTAATGCATGGGGAACCAGAGTCCCTGTAGACTGCTTTTTTGGTTTGCTTACCATTAGTCCAGCTCTTCAAATAAAGCATGCATGA